A single region of the Corallococcus caeni genome encodes:
- a CDS encoding HD domain-containing phosphohydrolase: MLPQSVPASPNLSRRLAKLTSILDVAKAMSAERDLDLLLPLILYEATKVVESDRCSLFILDREREELWSKVAQGSKNEIRLPMGSGIAGQVAHTGAVINIPDAYADPRFNSSFDVSSGYRTHTILCVPMRDANGDVTGVIQALNKRGGRIFDAEDEELLLALGAQAAGAIENALLHEEINRLFEGFVSASVVAIEARDPTTAGHSGRVADLTVSLARALEHHTTGPYAQTRFTAVELQELRYASLLHDFGKVGVRENVLVKAEKLYPHELETLRARFQLARKDLQLQSSRRRLASVEARGLSALPTIHQEEDARLAQELAQLDEVMGFLLTCNKPTVLAQGNFERLLELGKLSYTDAHDHGQPLLLPHEIQSLSITRGTLSPEERREIESHVEHTYRFLSQIPWTRALRRVPEIAYAHHEKLDGTGYPRAVPEIPVQSRMMSICDIYDALTASDRPYKKAVPHTLALDILKKEAGSGQLDKDLFTIFVEAEIPRRALKKGPA, from the coding sequence GTGCTTCCCCAGTCCGTGCCCGCCTCCCCCAACCTGTCCCGCCGACTCGCGAAGCTGACGTCCATCCTGGATGTCGCCAAGGCGATGAGCGCCGAGCGGGACCTCGACCTGCTCTTGCCCCTCATCCTCTATGAGGCCACCAAGGTCGTGGAGTCGGACCGCTGCTCGCTCTTCATCCTGGACCGCGAGCGCGAGGAACTGTGGAGCAAGGTGGCCCAGGGCTCCAAGAATGAAATCCGGCTCCCCATGGGCAGCGGCATCGCCGGACAGGTCGCCCACACCGGCGCCGTCATCAACATCCCCGACGCCTACGCCGACCCCCGCTTCAACAGCAGCTTCGACGTCTCCAGCGGCTACCGCACCCACACCATCCTCTGCGTCCCCATGCGCGACGCGAATGGAGATGTGACGGGCGTCATCCAGGCCCTCAACAAGCGCGGTGGACGCATCTTCGACGCGGAGGACGAGGAGCTGCTGCTCGCCCTGGGCGCCCAGGCCGCCGGCGCGATTGAAAACGCCCTCCTCCACGAGGAGATCAACCGCCTCTTCGAGGGCTTCGTCTCCGCGTCCGTCGTCGCCATCGAAGCGCGCGACCCCACCACCGCGGGCCACTCCGGCCGCGTGGCGGACCTCACCGTGTCGCTGGCCCGGGCGCTGGAGCACCACACCACCGGCCCGTATGCCCAGACGCGCTTCACCGCCGTGGAGCTGCAGGAGCTGCGGTACGCGTCGCTGCTGCACGACTTCGGCAAGGTGGGCGTGCGCGAGAACGTGCTCGTCAAGGCGGAGAAGCTCTACCCGCATGAGCTGGAGACGCTGCGCGCCCGCTTCCAGCTGGCTCGCAAGGACCTGCAGCTGCAGAGCTCCCGGCGCAGGCTCGCCTCCGTCGAGGCTCGCGGCCTGTCCGCCCTGCCCACCATCCACCAGGAGGAGGACGCCCGGCTTGCCCAGGAGCTGGCGCAGCTGGATGAGGTGATGGGGTTCCTGCTCACCTGCAACAAGCCGACGGTGCTCGCGCAGGGCAACTTCGAGCGGCTGCTGGAATTGGGCAAGCTCAGCTACACCGACGCGCACGACCATGGGCAGCCGCTGCTGCTGCCCCACGAAATCCAATCCCTCTCCATCACCCGCGGCACGCTCTCTCCAGAGGAGCGCCGCGAAATCGAGAGCCACGTCGAGCACACGTACCGCTTCCTGTCGCAGATTCCGTGGACTCGCGCGCTGCGCCGCGTGCCGGAGATTGCGTACGCGCACCACGAGAAGCTGGATGGCACGGGCTACCCTCGCGCCGTGCCGGAGATTCCCGTGCAGTCGCGGATGATGTCCATCTGCGACATCTACGACGCGCTCACCGCGAGTGACCGGCCCTACAAGAAGGCCGTGCCGCACACGCTCGCGTTGGACATCCTCAAGAAGGAGGCGGGGTCCGGACAGCTGGACAAGGACCTCTTCACCATCTTCGTCGAGGCGGAGATTCCCCGCCGGGCCCTCAAGAAGGGCCCGGCGTAG
- a CDS encoding site-2 protease family protein produces the protein MFRFRLGSVPVHVHTSHLLFSAVLAYQSLPSPGRHSGAGWLGDQLADPSSPGHMGAVVTYVLSWMFIVFVSVLIHELGHAVAFRFFGYRPSVDLVFMGGVTRPNTDAPLPWHKDVVSSFAGPLAGLTLGVLCWAVLMQVRGRSEVADFFLGNFFFANMVWAVLNLLPVPPLDGGHISTALATRMFGRRGFIVSHVLALGLCVGMVLLAIKSGALFMGVLFASFGYQSFRVLADVMRARNEAKEEEGPKAQALREAQQALREDRLDDAWRLGNQLLETPGLSAGLTSRAHYLLGWVALKQGHGRPALDHFSQVQGQPVEMHAVAAAFSLVGDDARAVGYWKQAWGESQDRTVMHEYAGALIRLGQVNEALRLPGVDPAAAFRCAERALFIRGAYSEAAAVSEAALKYVPDPGIAYDAACAFARAGNVAEAVRLLQRAEGLGFQDAAYASSDEDLSHLHGHPAFEEWLARLRPAASP, from the coding sequence ATGTTCCGTTTTCGGCTCGGGAGCGTCCCCGTCCACGTCCACACGAGTCACCTGCTGTTCTCCGCGGTGCTCGCCTACCAGTCCCTGCCGTCACCGGGGCGGCACTCGGGTGCCGGGTGGCTGGGGGACCAGCTGGCCGACCCCTCGTCGCCCGGGCACATGGGAGCGGTGGTGACCTACGTGCTGTCGTGGATGTTCATCGTCTTCGTGTCCGTGCTCATCCACGAACTGGGGCACGCGGTGGCCTTCCGCTTCTTCGGCTACCGGCCGAGCGTGGACCTGGTCTTCATGGGCGGCGTCACCCGGCCCAACACGGACGCGCCGCTGCCCTGGCACAAGGACGTGGTGAGCAGCTTCGCGGGCCCGCTGGCGGGGCTGACGCTGGGCGTCCTGTGCTGGGCGGTGCTGATGCAGGTGCGGGGCCGCTCGGAGGTGGCGGACTTCTTCCTGGGCAACTTCTTCTTCGCCAACATGGTGTGGGCGGTGCTGAACCTGCTGCCGGTGCCGCCCCTGGACGGCGGGCACATCAGCACGGCGCTGGCCACGCGGATGTTCGGGCGGCGGGGCTTCATCGTGTCGCACGTGCTGGCGCTGGGCCTGTGCGTGGGCATGGTGCTGCTCGCCATCAAGAGCGGGGCCCTGTTCATGGGCGTCCTCTTCGCCTCGTTCGGCTACCAGTCGTTCCGCGTGCTGGCGGACGTGATGCGCGCGCGCAACGAGGCGAAGGAGGAGGAGGGCCCCAAGGCCCAGGCCCTGCGCGAGGCGCAGCAGGCGCTGCGCGAGGACCGGCTGGACGACGCGTGGCGACTGGGCAACCAGCTGCTGGAGACGCCGGGGCTGTCCGCGGGGCTGACCAGCCGGGCCCATTACCTGCTGGGCTGGGTGGCGCTGAAGCAGGGCCACGGGCGGCCCGCGCTGGACCACTTCTCCCAGGTGCAGGGCCAGCCGGTGGAGATGCACGCGGTGGCGGCGGCGTTCTCGCTGGTGGGGGATGACGCCCGGGCGGTGGGCTACTGGAAGCAGGCGTGGGGCGAGTCGCAGGACCGCACCGTGATGCACGAGTACGCGGGCGCGCTCATCCGCCTGGGCCAGGTGAACGAGGCGCTGCGGCTGCCCGGCGTGGACCCGGCGGCCGCGTTCCGGTGCGCGGAGCGGGCGCTGTTCATCCGGGGCGCCTACTCGGAGGCCGCGGCGGTGAGCGAGGCGGCGCTGAAGTACGTGCCGGACCCGGGCATCGCGTACGACGCGGCCTGCGCGTTCGCTCGCGCGGGCAACGTGGCGGAGGCGGTGCGGCTGCTCCAGCGGGCGGAAGGACTGGGCTTCCAGGACGCGGCGTATGCCTCCTCCGACGAGGACCTGTCGCACCTGCACGGCCACCCCGCCTTCGAGGAGTGGCTGGCGCGGCTGCGTCCGGCGGCCTCGCCCTGA
- a CDS encoding RNA polymerase sigma factor, with the protein MPASLGASGDSDEVLMERFCQGEAQAFDALFQRYARPVQGYLARLTGSAATAEDLTQLTFLSLVRARGRYQPGARVRPWLYAIATNAARDHARRHRRPEDLTPEGELPLTAVADTPEPRDAGLERAVQRALAQLPEGQRLPILMHRFEGMGFAEIAEALGLTESAVKVRAHRGYARLRELLAPLQQETSR; encoded by the coding sequence ATGCCGGCATCCCTGGGAGCTTCCGGCGACTCGGACGAGGTGTTGATGGAGCGGTTCTGCCAGGGCGAGGCGCAGGCGTTCGACGCGCTCTTCCAGCGCTATGCACGCCCCGTCCAGGGCTACCTGGCGCGGTTGACGGGCAGCGCCGCCACCGCGGAGGACCTGACCCAGCTCACCTTCCTGTCCCTGGTGCGCGCGCGCGGCCGCTATCAACCCGGCGCCCGCGTCCGGCCCTGGCTGTACGCCATCGCCACCAACGCCGCGCGGGACCATGCGCGCCGCCACCGCCGTCCGGAGGACCTCACCCCGGAGGGCGAGCTGCCCCTCACCGCCGTGGCGGACACCCCGGAGCCGCGCGACGCGGGCCTGGAGCGCGCGGTGCAACGCGCCCTGGCGCAGCTGCCGGAAGGCCAGCGGCTGCCCATCCTCATGCACCGCTTCGAGGGCATGGGCTTCGCGGAGATCGCCGAGGCCCTGGGCCTCACGGAGAGCGCGGTGAAGGTCCGCGCCCACCGGGGCTATGCGCGCCTGCGCGAGCTGCTCGCCCCCCTTCAGCAGGAGACCTCGCGATGA
- the pyk gene encoding pyruvate kinase → MRRAKIVCTLGPASQTPEMLEALLEAGMDVARLNFSHGSHEQHQANIDMLRAASLKVRKAVGILGDLQGPKIRTGRFITGSTELKHGATFHITTDETVKGTDEIVSTTYPHLAADVNPGDRILLDDGLLELRVVETDKKQLIKTEVVHGGTLKNNKGINLPGVAVRADALTPKDREDLIFGLKAGVDYIALSFVRQPSDLDSARQAMAEVGRTVPIISKLEKPEAIARLDAILDKTDGVMVARGDLGVEIPPEEVPAVQKDIIRRSNLRGLPVIVATQMLNSMIDNPRPTRAEASDVANAVYDGADALMLSGETASGKFPVDSVQMMERIILAAESSSRAQHQPRVIEAPLGLPLHFPDVIARVACEAAKASGASLIAAFTLSGVTARLLAHYRPTVPIVAFSPNQEVRRRLSLLWGVVPRVLEPIQETETMLRRVEEELVSRGLARRGDRIVVVFGAPVGQPGKINSLRLHTISA, encoded by the coding sequence ATGCGACGAGCAAAGATTGTCTGCACCCTCGGCCCGGCCAGTCAGACCCCGGAGATGTTGGAAGCGCTGCTGGAGGCCGGCATGGACGTGGCCCGGCTCAACTTCTCCCACGGCAGCCACGAGCAGCATCAGGCGAACATCGACATGCTGCGCGCGGCCTCGCTGAAGGTGCGCAAGGCGGTGGGCATCCTGGGCGACCTGCAGGGTCCGAAGATCCGCACCGGCCGCTTCATCACCGGCAGCACGGAGCTGAAGCACGGCGCCACCTTCCACATCACCACCGACGAGACGGTGAAGGGCACGGACGAAATCGTGTCCACCACGTACCCGCACCTGGCGGCGGACGTGAACCCGGGCGACCGCATCCTCCTGGACGACGGCCTCCTGGAGCTGCGCGTCGTGGAGACGGACAAGAAGCAGCTCATCAAGACGGAAGTCGTCCACGGCGGCACGCTGAAGAACAACAAGGGCATCAACCTGCCCGGCGTGGCGGTGCGCGCGGACGCGCTCACGCCCAAGGACCGCGAGGACCTCATCTTCGGCCTCAAGGCGGGCGTGGACTACATCGCGCTGTCCTTCGTGCGCCAGCCGTCGGACCTGGACTCCGCGCGCCAGGCCATGGCGGAGGTGGGCCGCACGGTGCCCATCATCTCCAAGCTGGAGAAGCCGGAGGCCATCGCGCGCCTGGACGCCATCCTCGACAAGACGGACGGCGTGATGGTGGCCCGCGGCGACCTGGGCGTGGAGATTCCCCCCGAGGAGGTGCCGGCCGTCCAGAAGGACATCATCCGGCGCTCCAACCTGCGCGGCCTGCCCGTCATCGTGGCCACGCAGATGCTCAACTCGATGATCGACAACCCGCGCCCCACGCGCGCGGAGGCCAGCGACGTGGCCAACGCCGTGTACGACGGCGCGGACGCGCTGATGCTCTCGGGTGAGACGGCGAGCGGCAAGTTCCCCGTGGACTCCGTGCAGATGATGGAGCGCATCATCCTGGCGGCCGAGTCCTCCTCCCGCGCGCAGCACCAGCCGCGCGTGATTGAGGCCCCGCTGGGCCTGCCGCTGCACTTCCCGGACGTCATCGCGCGCGTGGCGTGCGAGGCGGCCAAGGCCAGCGGCGCCTCGCTCATCGCGGCCTTCACGCTGTCGGGCGTGACCGCGCGGCTGCTCGCGCACTACCGGCCCACGGTGCCCATCGTGGCGTTCAGCCCGAACCAGGAGGTGCGCCGCCGCCTGTCCCTGCTCTGGGGCGTGGTGCCGCGCGTGCTGGAGCCCATCCAGGAGACGGAGACCATGCTCCGCCGCGTCGAGGAGGAGCTGGTGTCGCGGGGCCTGGCGCGCAGAGGCGACCGCATCGTGGTGGTGTTCGGCGCGCCGGTGGGCCAGCCGGGCAAGATCAACAGCCTCCGGCTGCACACCATCAGCGCCTGA
- a CDS encoding NFACT RNA binding domain-containing protein, with product MSLRPVEFGEVVAEAAARLVGAVAQKAWCPLPRLAYLELRVPGRSVVLCLCAEGELSRLSVAEDRFPTPGEPAPFQRWLRQELTGFKLQAASYLEDSRAIVLEFEREGVRRRLVLEVGAPGGLLLLSDNHRVLMLSGEGFGPRRNLYPGAQWSPPEPVSPQALAKGRAQPSRLEPREEDALPKLQAAERVLGQKDRTSRADAIRRRLAQPYRARLKRSSRTLEKVRAEAQRGPEAEKHREVGELLAQNLHRLKRGASQVTLTAYTEAGVEEVQVKLDPKRTPKEEADWHFHQYRRLLRGVEQARHREMELAREVAHAQTALTQIEAMDDAALMAQAEVLQVVQGEEGPKGGLPFKEYVGHGGARIWVGRGSEDNDQLTFKVARPWHMWLHARGLPGSHVVVPLEKNAEVSQEVLLDAAHLALHHSGAKGEPRGEVSYLPVKFVRKLKGAAPGQVTYAREKTFVVRMEPERLERLLKSRHGDPGLP from the coding sequence ATGTCGCTGCGTCCGGTGGAGTTCGGTGAGGTCGTGGCGGAGGCCGCGGCCCGGCTGGTGGGCGCGGTGGCCCAGAAGGCGTGGTGCCCGCTGCCCCGCCTGGCCTACCTGGAGCTGCGCGTCCCGGGCAGATCGGTGGTCCTGTGTCTGTGCGCCGAAGGCGAGCTGTCGCGCCTGTCCGTCGCGGAGGACCGCTTCCCCACGCCGGGCGAGCCCGCCCCCTTCCAGCGCTGGCTGCGCCAGGAGCTCACCGGCTTCAAGCTCCAGGCCGCGAGCTACCTGGAGGACAGCCGCGCCATCGTCCTGGAGTTCGAGCGCGAAGGCGTGCGCCGCCGGCTGGTGCTGGAGGTGGGCGCGCCCGGGGGACTGCTCCTCCTCAGCGACAACCACCGCGTGCTGATGCTCTCCGGCGAGGGCTTCGGCCCCAGGCGCAACCTCTATCCCGGAGCGCAGTGGTCGCCGCCGGAGCCCGTGTCCCCGCAGGCGCTGGCGAAGGGGCGCGCGCAGCCCTCGCGCCTGGAGCCGCGCGAAGAGGACGCGCTCCCCAAGCTGCAGGCCGCCGAGCGGGTGCTCGGGCAGAAGGACCGCACCAGCCGCGCGGACGCCATCCGCCGCCGGCTCGCGCAGCCGTACCGGGCGCGGCTGAAGCGCTCCTCGCGCACGCTGGAGAAGGTGCGCGCGGAGGCCCAGCGCGGTCCGGAAGCGGAGAAGCACCGCGAGGTGGGCGAGCTGCTCGCGCAGAACCTCCACCGGCTCAAGCGCGGCGCGTCCCAGGTGACGCTCACCGCCTATACGGAAGCCGGCGTGGAGGAGGTCCAGGTGAAGCTGGACCCGAAGCGCACCCCGAAGGAGGAGGCGGACTGGCACTTCCACCAGTACCGGCGCCTGCTGCGCGGCGTGGAGCAGGCCCGCCACCGCGAGATGGAGCTCGCGCGGGAGGTCGCCCACGCGCAGACGGCGCTCACGCAGATTGAGGCCATGGACGACGCCGCGCTGATGGCGCAGGCCGAAGTGCTCCAGGTGGTCCAGGGCGAGGAGGGCCCGAAGGGGGGCCTCCCCTTCAAGGAGTACGTGGGCCACGGCGGCGCCCGCATCTGGGTGGGGCGCGGCTCGGAGGACAACGACCAGCTCACCTTCAAGGTGGCCCGTCCCTGGCACATGTGGCTGCACGCGCGGGGCCTGCCGGGCAGCCACGTGGTGGTGCCGCTGGAGAAGAACGCGGAGGTGTCCCAGGAGGTGCTGCTGGACGCGGCGCACCTGGCGCTGCACCACTCGGGGGCGAAGGGCGAGCCGCGCGGCGAGGTGAGCTACCTGCCGGTGAAGTTCGTGCGCAAGTTGAAGGGCGCTGCCCCCGGACAGGTGACGTATGCCCGGGAGAAGACCTTCGTGGTGCGCATGGAGCCGGAGCGGCTGGAGCGGCTGCTCAAGTCGCGCCATGGGGACCCGGGCCTGCCCTGA
- a CDS encoding response regulator, translated as MTAPTVLISDDEPLVVSALAREAKRSGLVCVSDTTSEHVLELARKHRPAVIILDINQHQDGRDLLAQLKKDPATRDSKVIMLSGVEDQFTRHVCFELGADDYEVKPCDPTFMARIARMAAAAVRPPASPEAA; from the coding sequence ATGACTGCCCCCACTGTCCTCATCTCGGATGATGAGCCCCTCGTCGTGTCCGCACTCGCCCGGGAGGCCAAGCGCTCCGGCCTCGTGTGCGTGTCCGACACCACCTCCGAACATGTGCTGGAGCTGGCCCGCAAGCACCGCCCCGCCGTCATCATCCTGGACATCAACCAGCACCAGGACGGCCGGGACCTGCTCGCGCAGCTGAAGAAGGACCCCGCCACGCGCGACTCCAAGGTCATCATGCTCAGCGGCGTGGAGGACCAGTTCACCCGCCACGTGTGCTTCGAGCTGGGCGCCGACGACTACGAAGTGAAGCCGTGCGACCCCACCTTCATGGCCCGCATCGCCCGCATGGCCGCCGCCGCCGTGCGCCCGCCCGCTTCCCCCGAAGCCGCCTGA
- the dusB gene encoding tRNA dihydrouridine synthase DusB, with translation MLKLGPYTLPNPYILAPMAGVSERPFRVIAFRLGAALCPTELVSAQGLMRQNQRTLKYLRYDAAVEKPYSLQIFGGEPEAMAQAAQVGKAAGAQLIDINMGCPVKKVVRNGAGSGLLCDVPRAAAIVRAIREATGLPVTCKIRSGWDARTLNYLQVAEALQEAGCAGLALHPRTREQGYSGQANWAHIADLKRHFPELPIIGNGDVKTVADAHRMLDVTGCDFVMIGRGALGNPWLFRELTGGPPATPEERCALVLEHARSHAEFVGDPLGAVRSFRRHLAWYAHGLKGAAHFRSEVNGLDSPEAVEDSVRRFFAGADTDPTAPPEEPEVDYRAALG, from the coding sequence ATGCTGAAGCTGGGTCCCTACACGCTCCCCAACCCCTACATCCTCGCGCCCATGGCGGGCGTGAGCGAGCGCCCCTTCCGCGTCATCGCCTTCCGGCTGGGCGCCGCCCTGTGCCCCACGGAGCTGGTGAGCGCCCAGGGGCTGATGCGGCAGAACCAGCGCACCCTCAAGTACCTGCGCTACGACGCGGCGGTGGAGAAGCCCTACTCGCTGCAGATTTTCGGCGGCGAACCGGAGGCCATGGCCCAGGCCGCGCAGGTGGGCAAGGCCGCCGGCGCGCAGCTCATCGACATCAACATGGGCTGCCCGGTGAAGAAGGTGGTGCGCAACGGCGCCGGCAGCGGCCTCTTGTGCGACGTGCCCCGCGCCGCGGCCATCGTCCGCGCCATCCGTGAGGCCACCGGCCTGCCCGTCACCTGTAAAATCCGCTCGGGCTGGGACGCGCGCACGCTCAACTACCTCCAGGTGGCGGAGGCCCTCCAGGAGGCGGGGTGCGCGGGGCTCGCCCTGCACCCCCGCACGCGCGAGCAGGGCTACTCCGGCCAGGCGAACTGGGCCCACATCGCGGACCTGAAGCGCCACTTCCCGGAACTGCCCATCATCGGCAACGGGGACGTGAAGACGGTGGCGGACGCGCACCGCATGCTGGACGTCACCGGCTGCGACTTCGTGATGATTGGCCGGGGCGCCCTGGGCAACCCGTGGCTCTTCCGCGAGCTGACGGGCGGCCCGCCCGCGACGCCCGAGGAGCGCTGCGCCCTGGTGCTGGAGCACGCCCGGTCCCACGCGGAGTTCGTCGGGGACCCCCTGGGCGCGGTGCGCTCGTTCCGCCGGCACCTGGCCTGGTACGCCCATGGCCTCAAGGGCGCGGCGCACTTCCGCTCGGAGGTGAACGGGCTGGACTCGCCGGAGGCGGTGGAGGACAGCGTGCGCCGCTTCTTCGCGGGCGCGGACACGGACCCCACGGCTCCACCAGAGGAGCCCGAGGTGGACTACCGCGCGGCGCTGGGCTGA
- the rpe gene encoding ribulose-phosphate 3-epimerase, which translates to MTRPVRISPSLLSCDFSRLGEEVRAIEADGADWIHVDVMDGRFVPNLTLGPPIVEAIKRVATKPLDVHLMIVEPEKYVDAFVKAGADVLTVHQEASPHLHRTLQQIRNAGAKPAVVLNPGTPLVTIEEVLGDVDMVLLMSVNPGFGGQSFIESTVDKVRRLRAMLDARGLDVDIEVDGGINAETAKRVVAAGATVLVAGSYVFGAKDRAAAIRSLRPS; encoded by the coding sequence ATGACCCGCCCTGTCCGCATCTCTCCGTCGCTGCTCTCCTGTGATTTCAGCCGTCTGGGTGAGGAGGTCCGCGCCATCGAGGCTGATGGAGCCGACTGGATTCACGTGGATGTCATGGATGGCAGGTTCGTCCCCAACCTCACGTTGGGGCCGCCCATCGTGGAGGCCATCAAGCGGGTGGCGACGAAGCCGCTGGACGTGCACCTGATGATTGTCGAGCCGGAGAAGTACGTGGACGCGTTCGTGAAGGCGGGCGCGGACGTGCTGACGGTGCACCAGGAGGCCAGTCCCCATCTGCACCGCACGCTCCAGCAGATTCGTAACGCAGGGGCGAAGCCGGCGGTGGTGTTGAACCCGGGCACGCCGCTGGTGACGATTGAAGAGGTGCTGGGGGACGTGGACATGGTGCTGCTGATGAGCGTGAACCCGGGGTTCGGGGGCCAGTCGTTCATCGAGTCCACGGTGGACAAGGTCCGCCGGCTGCGCGCGATGTTGGACGCGCGGGGGCTGGACGTGGACATCGAGGTGGACGGCGGCATCAACGCCGAGACGGCGAAGCGCGTGGTGGCCGCGGGGGCGACGGTGCTGGTGGCGGGCAGCTACGTGTTTGGCGCGAAGGACCGGGCGGCGGCCATCCGTTCGCTGCGTCCGTCGTGA
- a CDS encoding excinuclease ABC subunit A: MAAKKKTAKKAASKKTASKKTAARKAPAAKRGAAKKAPAKKAAAKKSARKTTRKSASKAAAAPATPEA, from the coding sequence ATGGCCGCGAAGAAGAAGACCGCGAAGAAGGCCGCGTCGAAGAAGACCGCGTCGAAGAAGACCGCCGCCCGCAAGGCCCCTGCCGCCAAGCGCGGTGCGGCCAAGAAGGCCCCGGCCAAGAAGGCCGCCGCGAAGAAGTCCGCGCGCAAGACCACCCGCAAGAGCGCCAGCAAGGCCGCTGCGGCCCCGGCGACGCCGGAAGCCTGA
- a CDS encoding glycoside hydrolase family 1 protein codes for MSSATLTFPASFTFGVATSAYQVEGGIENDWAQWERQGKLKEPHARCGRAVDHWNRYAEDYALAKAVGATAFRLSLEWARIEPERGRFDGAALEGYRERLLQLRAHGLRPVVTLHHFTHPTWFHTSTPWHLPESLEAFRQYVRQCAPLLEGLDALVISFNEPMVLLLGGYLQGLMPPGITDGAKTMAALGNLVRAHVIAREELGQRLGRVELGISQNMLAFAPDRWWHPLDRSLVRLAAPAYNHAFHEALSSGHLRVFMPGVASTDVRIEGARDSVEFVGVNYYTRAHLRFMPRPPFIDFKYRDPDGRGLTDIGWEKRPEGFLQLLQEVKRYGKPVWVTENGIDDRQGSVRPEYLHTHLRQVLAAREAGVDVQGYLYWSLLDNFEWLEGWGPRFGLYHVDFDTLERRPTPACDYFRAVATGRVLVPPAAPSPGSAQPSAAR; via the coding sequence ATGAGCTCCGCCACGCTGACCTTCCCCGCGTCCTTCACCTTCGGCGTCGCCACGTCCGCGTACCAGGTGGAGGGCGGCATCGAGAACGACTGGGCCCAATGGGAGCGGCAGGGGAAGTTGAAGGAGCCCCACGCCCGCTGCGGCCGCGCGGTGGACCACTGGAACCGCTACGCGGAGGACTACGCCCTGGCGAAGGCGGTGGGGGCCACGGCGTTCCGGCTGTCGCTGGAGTGGGCGCGCATCGAGCCCGAGCGCGGCCGCTTCGATGGCGCGGCGCTGGAGGGCTACCGCGAGCGGCTGCTCCAGCTGCGCGCGCATGGCCTGCGGCCGGTGGTGACGCTCCATCACTTCACCCACCCCACGTGGTTCCACACGTCCACGCCCTGGCACCTTCCGGAGAGCCTGGAGGCCTTCCGCCAGTACGTGCGCCAATGCGCGCCCCTGTTGGAGGGGCTGGACGCGCTCGTCATCTCCTTCAACGAACCGATGGTCCTCTTGTTGGGCGGCTACCTCCAGGGCCTGATGCCGCCGGGCATCACGGACGGGGCGAAGACGATGGCCGCGCTGGGCAACCTGGTGCGCGCGCACGTCATCGCGCGCGAGGAGCTGGGTCAGCGTCTGGGCCGGGTGGAGCTGGGCATCTCCCAGAACATGCTCGCGTTCGCGCCGGACCGCTGGTGGCATCCCCTGGACCGCTCGCTGGTGCGGCTGGCGGCCCCCGCCTACAACCACGCGTTCCACGAGGCGCTGTCGTCCGGCCACCTGCGCGTGTTCATGCCGGGGGTCGCGTCCACGGACGTGCGGATTGAAGGGGCGCGCGACTCGGTGGAGTTCGTGGGCGTCAACTACTACACGCGCGCGCACCTGCGCTTCATGCCGCGCCCGCCCTTCATCGACTTCAAGTACCGCGACCCGGACGGGCGCGGGCTCACCGACATCGGGTGGGAGAAGCGGCCCGAGGGCTTCCTCCAACTGCTCCAGGAGGTGAAGCGCTACGGCAAGCCGGTGTGGGTCACGGAGAACGGCATCGACGACCGGCAGGGGTCGGTGCGGCCGGAATACCTCCACACGCACCTGCGCCAGGTGCTGGCCGCGCGCGAGGCCGGCGTGGACGTGCAGGGCTACCTCTACTGGAGCCTGCTGGACAACTTCGAGTGGCTGGAGGGTTGGGGCCCGCGCTTCGGCCTCTACCACGTGGACTTCGACACGCTGGAGCGCCGCCCCACCCCGGCCTGCGACTACTTCCGCGCCGTGGCCACCGGGCGCGTGCTGGTGCCGCCGGCGGCTCCGAGCCCTGGCAGCGCTCAGCCCAGCGCCGCGCGGTAG